The following are encoded together in the Opitutus sp. ER46 genome:
- a CDS encoding pitrilysin family protein, producing MKRLLALLSLGLLALPTFAAGSTPTPIAGYTAVKTVGGIAEYTLDANGLGVLLLEDHSAPVLTFMVTFRVGSRNEVTGTTGATHILEHLMFKGSRNFHAGIGKSFDTMMDRVGGINNASTWLDRTNYYENLPSNQLELAVQMEADRMRGLLLRDEDRQPEMTVVRNEFERGENDPSEALDKEVMAAAFLAHPYHHSTIGWRSDIEKVSIGKLREFYDTFYWPNNATVTVIGDFQPAQALALVQQYFGAIPRSPHPIPTVYTEEPPQTGARRVSVRRPGEVGAIEIAFKAPRSLDDDQEPLDVLATILGDGKSSRLYRALIDRNLAIHASAAKGFFADPNLFTLNALLAPGVTHEKVEQTLLAEIARVKTEGVTAEEVSRAVNQILASVAYRRDGSFAIAGEINECIAIGDWTYYVRGPERIKTVTAADVLRVAKKYLNEDQSTTGWFIPLPGEAAAAVGRRRGGDTAAATPATVVPARAPRHPVFYRDPATTAATDPARFARAEAGAAAGAAGESAAIAPRVHRRQVAGLDVLTLPTSIRDVVTIRGALSGGDVFNPPENPAIADLTAAMLDKGTAAHDKFALAALLEQAGATLSFSTGTHTLNFAGKCLRQDLPLVLGLLAEQLRTPRFDADEFAKLKKQLVGRYKRALEDTNFRAELAFERAIFPAGHPNRPAEAAAYLAAVEAATLDQVKAFHAANYGPAAFRIVLVGDVDDATVDQTLTKGFTGWQGGKALPAMAKASLPVSAGEQVVAMPGKTSVTYVIGQPSTLRYADPDYPALNFATSVLGSGFFSARLLDTIRNKEGLTYGIGARLANDTFADGSWYIEGTFGPTLLAQGASSTERELRKFHAEGITADELKNFKVTLTGTYKVTLSTTGGLAAVLLNALQRGYGPEWVDEYPRRIEALTLEQVNGAIRKYLHPDRMVRVMAGTMPAKDTAK from the coding sequence ATGAAACGACTCCTTGCCTTGCTGTCCCTCGGGTTGCTGGCCCTGCCGACGTTTGCGGCCGGGTCCACTCCCACCCCCATCGCGGGCTACACCGCGGTCAAGACCGTCGGCGGCATCGCCGAGTACACGCTCGATGCCAACGGCCTCGGCGTGCTGCTCCTGGAGGATCACTCCGCCCCGGTGCTCACGTTCATGGTCACCTTCCGCGTGGGCTCCCGCAATGAGGTCACCGGCACCACCGGTGCCACCCACATCCTCGAGCACCTGATGTTCAAGGGCAGCCGGAACTTCCACGCCGGCATCGGCAAGAGCTTCGATACGATGATGGACCGCGTCGGCGGCATCAACAACGCCAGCACCTGGCTCGACCGCACGAACTACTACGAGAACCTGCCCAGCAACCAGCTCGAACTCGCCGTGCAGATGGAGGCCGACCGCATGCGCGGCCTGCTCCTCCGCGACGAGGACCGGCAGCCGGAGATGACAGTGGTGCGCAACGAGTTTGAGCGCGGCGAAAACGATCCGTCCGAGGCCCTCGACAAGGAGGTCATGGCCGCCGCGTTCCTCGCCCACCCCTACCACCACTCCACCATCGGCTGGCGCTCCGACATCGAAAAGGTCTCGATCGGGAAGCTGCGCGAGTTCTACGACACGTTCTACTGGCCGAACAACGCCACCGTGACGGTGATCGGCGACTTCCAGCCCGCCCAGGCGCTCGCGCTCGTTCAGCAGTACTTCGGCGCCATCCCGCGCTCCCCGCATCCCATTCCGACGGTCTACACCGAGGAGCCGCCGCAAACCGGCGCCCGCCGCGTATCCGTCCGCCGGCCTGGTGAGGTCGGCGCCATCGAGATCGCCTTCAAGGCCCCGCGCAGCCTCGACGACGACCAGGAGCCGCTCGACGTGCTCGCGACGATCCTCGGCGACGGCAAATCCAGCCGCCTCTACCGCGCCCTCATCGATCGCAACCTCGCCATCCACGCCAGCGCCGCCAAGGGCTTTTTCGCCGACCCCAACCTTTTCACGCTCAACGCGCTCCTCGCGCCCGGCGTCACGCACGAGAAGGTCGAGCAGACGCTCCTCGCCGAGATCGCCCGCGTGAAGACCGAAGGCGTCACCGCCGAGGAGGTCAGCCGCGCCGTCAACCAGATCCTCGCCAGCGTCGCCTACCGCCGCGACGGCTCGTTCGCCATCGCCGGCGAGATCAACGAGTGCATCGCCATCGGCGACTGGACGTACTACGTCCGCGGCCCCGAGCGCATCAAGACCGTCACCGCCGCCGACGTCCTCCGCGTCGCGAAGAAGTACCTCAACGAAGACCAGAGCACAACCGGCTGGTTCATCCCGCTGCCCGGCGAAGCCGCCGCCGCCGTGGGCCGCCGCCGCGGGGGCGACACCGCCGCCGCCACGCCGGCGACCGTGGTGCCCGCCCGCGCGCCCCGACACCCGGTCTTCTACCGCGATCCCGCCACCACCGCCGCGACCGATCCGGCCCGTTTCGCGCGGGCGGAGGCGGGCGCCGCCGCCGGCGCCGCGGGCGAGTCCGCCGCCATCGCCCCGCGCGTGCACCGGCGCCAGGTGGCCGGCCTCGACGTGCTCACGCTGCCGACCAGTATCCGCGATGTCGTGACGATCCGCGGCGCGCTCAGCGGCGGCGATGTGTTCAACCCGCCCGAGAATCCCGCCATCGCCGACCTCACCGCCGCGATGCTCGACAAGGGCACCGCCGCGCACGACAAGTTCGCGCTCGCCGCACTGCTCGAACAGGCCGGCGCGACCCTCAGCTTCAGCACCGGCACGCACACCCTGAACTTTGCGGGCAAGTGCCTGCGCCAGGACCTGCCGCTCGTGCTCGGGCTCCTCGCCGAACAACTGCGCACGCCGCGCTTCGACGCGGACGAGTTCGCCAAACTGAAGAAGCAGCTCGTCGGCCGCTACAAGCGCGCGCTCGAGGACACCAACTTCCGCGCCGAGCTCGCGTTCGAACGCGCGATCTTCCCCGCGGGTCACCCGAATCGTCCGGCCGAGGCCGCCGCGTACCTCGCCGCCGTCGAGGCTGCCACCCTCGATCAGGTGAAGGCCTTCCACGCCGCCAACTACGGTCCGGCCGCCTTCCGCATCGTCCTCGTCGGCGACGTCGATGACGCCACCGTCGACCAGACCCTCACGAAAGGTTTCACTGGCTGGCAGGGCGGCAAGGCACTCCCCGCCATGGCGAAAGCCTCGCTGCCAGTCTCCGCCGGCGAACAGGTTGTCGCCATGCCCGGCAAGACCAGCGTGACCTACGTCATCGGCCAGCCCTCCACGCTGCGCTACGCCGACCCGGACTACCCGGCGCTCAACTTCGCCACCTCCGTCCTCGGCAGCGGCTTCTTCAGTGCCCGCCTGCTGGATACGATCCGCAACAAGGAAGGCCTCACCTACGGCATCGGCGCACGCCTGGCCAACGATACGTTTGCCGACGGCTCCTGGTACATCGAAGGCACGTTTGGCCCGACGCTCCTCGCCCAGGGCGCGTCGTCCACCGAGCGCGAGCTGCGGAAGTTCCACGCCGAGGGCATCACCGCCGACGAGCTCAAGAACTTCAAGGTGACGCTCACCGGCACGTACAAGGTCACGCTCTCCACTACCGGCGGCCTCGCCGCCGTGCTCCTCAACGCGTTGCAGCGCGGCTACGGCCCCGAATGGGTCGACGAATACCCGCGCCGCATCGAGGCCCTCACCCTCGAGCAGGTCAACGGAGCCATCCGCAAGTACCTGCACCCCGACCGCATGGTGCGCGTCATGGCCGGCACCATGCCGGCAAAGGACACCGCCAAGTAA
- the ruvB gene encoding Holliday junction branch migration DNA helicase RuvB, with translation MTNALAAPVSPAEAALRPLTFGDFAGQPKTIERLQVMVGAAKRRGDALNHILLSGPPGLGKTTLAFILGHELGKNVRVTSGPVVEKAGDLAGLLTNLEEGDILFIDEIHRIPKTVEEYLYSAMEDFRLDIMIDQGPNARSVRLSIPRFTLVGATTRAGLLTAPLRSRFTLQTRLDYYDRPTLMGIVQRSCALLKVPVDAGGAEEIASRSRGTPRVANNLINFVRDYAQERAQGAITQPVAARALELLEIDASGLDEMDKRMLRAMAENYRGGPVGMSTIAVAVGEEAETLEEVHEPFLIQEGYLQRTPQGRVLTAKGYAAVGLKPLAGGEQGSLL, from the coding sequence ATCACCAACGCGCTCGCGGCCCCCGTGTCGCCCGCCGAGGCCGCCCTCCGGCCGCTCACGTTTGGCGACTTCGCCGGCCAGCCCAAGACCATCGAGCGGCTGCAGGTCATGGTCGGCGCCGCCAAGCGCCGCGGCGACGCCCTCAACCACATCCTGCTCTCCGGGCCCCCGGGCCTCGGCAAGACCACGCTCGCCTTCATCCTCGGCCACGAGCTCGGCAAGAACGTCCGCGTCACCTCCGGCCCCGTCGTCGAGAAGGCCGGCGACCTCGCGGGCCTGCTCACGAATCTCGAGGAGGGCGACATCCTGTTCATCGACGAGATCCACCGCATCCCGAAGACCGTCGAGGAGTACCTCTACTCCGCCATGGAGGACTTCCGGCTCGATATCATGATCGACCAGGGGCCCAACGCGCGCAGCGTGCGGCTCAGCATCCCGCGGTTCACCCTCGTCGGCGCCACCACGCGCGCCGGTCTCCTCACCGCGCCGCTGCGCTCGCGTTTTACCCTCCAGACACGGCTCGATTACTACGACCGTCCGACGCTCATGGGCATCGTCCAGCGCAGCTGCGCCCTCCTCAAGGTCCCCGTCGATGCCGGCGGCGCCGAGGAAATCGCCTCGCGCTCCCGCGGCACCCCGCGCGTCGCCAACAACCTCATCAATTTCGTCCGCGACTACGCCCAGGAACGCGCCCAGGGCGCCATCACCCAGCCCGTCGCCGCCCGCGCCCTCGAGCTGCTCGAGATCGACGCGTCCGGGCTCGACGAGATGGACAAGCGCATGCTGCGTGCCATGGCCGAAAACTACCGCGGCGGACCGGTCGGCATGAGCACGATCGCCGTCGCCGTCGGCGAGGAGGCCGAAACCCTCGAGGAGGTGCACGAGCCCTTCCTCATTCAGGAGGGGTACCTGCAGCGCACGCCGCAGGGCCGCGTCCTCACCGCCAAGGGGTACGCCGCCGTCGGACTCAAGCCGCTCGCCGGCGGTGAACAGGGCTCGCTGCTGTAG
- a CDS encoding dUTPase — protein MDKLEEIFRMQDALNRRIGVNLPPASEEEKAKWILNYTRALQQETAELIDSVPWKWWAKYQKFDEQNAKVEVVDLFHFLVSLAQTLGMSADDVYQAYLKKNAVNHARQDSGYVQKDASDSKHI, from the coding sequence ATGGACAAGCTCGAAGAAATCTTCCGGATGCAGGATGCGCTTAACCGTCGGATCGGCGTGAACCTGCCGCCGGCCTCCGAGGAGGAAAAGGCGAAGTGGATTCTGAACTACACGCGGGCGCTGCAGCAAGAGACGGCCGAGCTGATCGACAGCGTGCCCTGGAAGTGGTGGGCGAAGTACCAGAAGTTCGACGAACAGAACGCGAAGGTCGAGGTGGTTGACCTGTTCCACTTTCTCGTCTCGCTCGCGCAGACGCTCGGGATGTCAGCTGACGATGTGTACCAGGCCTACCTGAAGAAGAACGCGGTGAATCACGCGCGTCAGGATTCCGGGTACGTCCAGAAGGACGCCTCGGATTCGAAGCACATTTGA
- a CDS encoding translation initiation factor IF-2, with product MSDNEKSGEPASGAADLPAPAPAEAPVKAENTDAAAAPASAAPGFGSFGKTRGSGLARGKRPATSSPSASSAAPEGYKPTSIEVIVPQTEYKNPFTGETSVNTPRANEPAPQAAPAPAPAAPVATTPAPSEAPAPAPVAEAPVAPAAETPAASVTPTEPESDEKPELKILPPQETKRAAVRWEATPEGEPAAENRREERPTFQPDRERRGRGRDFREGGRDFREGREPREGREPREGREPRENRENREPRERRDGRSFEARQPQEAQERRPEPQPEKKSGGFVGWLKGLFGGEKPAEPTPSSGRSDEPRREGDQGQRHRHRGGRGRGHGGGYQGGYQGGYQGDNRGPRPEGQGDREGGEPRGEGDFGPRRRRRRRGGRGRFQGDRDPRPEGQQGGGAI from the coding sequence ATGTCAGATAACGAAAAGTCAGGCGAGCCCGCTTCGGGCGCGGCCGACTTACCCGCCCCCGCGCCCGCCGAGGCGCCGGTGAAAGCGGAGAACACCGACGCCGCGGCCGCTCCGGCCAGCGCTGCGCCAGGGTTCGGATCGTTCGGCAAAACGCGGGGCTCCGGCCTTGCCCGCGGCAAGCGCCCGGCCACGTCCTCGCCCTCCGCCTCGTCTGCCGCTCCCGAGGGCTACAAGCCGACCTCCATCGAGGTCATCGTCCCGCAGACTGAGTACAAGAACCCGTTCACCGGAGAAACTTCGGTGAATACGCCCCGTGCCAACGAGCCTGCCCCGCAGGCCGCCCCCGCTCCCGCTCCTGCCGCGCCTGTCGCGACCACGCCCGCTCCGAGCGAGGCGCCCGCGCCCGCTCCGGTCGCCGAGGCTCCCGTGGCTCCGGCCGCGGAAACGCCCGCGGCTTCCGTCACACCGACGGAGCCCGAGTCCGACGAGAAGCCCGAGCTGAAGATTCTTCCTCCCCAAGAGACCAAGCGCGCTGCCGTGCGTTGGGAAGCCACGCCCGAGGGCGAACCCGCCGCCGAGAACCGGCGCGAGGAGCGTCCCACCTTCCAGCCCGACCGCGAACGTCGTGGTCGTGGTCGCGATTTTCGCGAAGGCGGCCGTGACTTCCGCGAAGGTCGTGAACCCCGCGAGGGTCGCGAACCGCGTGAAGGTCGTGAGCCCCGCGAGAATCGCGAGAACCGCGAGCCGCGCGAGCGTCGCGATGGTCGCAGCTTCGAAGCGCGCCAGCCTCAGGAGGCCCAGGAACGTCGCCCCGAGCCCCAGCCGGAAAAGAAGTCCGGCGGTTTCGTGGGCTGGCTGAAGGGCCTGTTCGGCGGCGAGAAGCCCGCCGAGCCCACGCCGTCTTCCGGTCGCAGCGACGAGCCGCGCCGCGAGGGTGATCAGGGCCAGCGCCATCGCCACCGCGGTGGTCGTGGTCGGGGTCACGGTGGCGGCTACCAGGGTGGTTATCAGGGTGGCTACCAGGGCGACAACCGTGGTCCTCGTCCCGAGGGCCAGGGCGATCGCGAGGGTGGCGAGCCGCGCGGCGAAGGTGACTTCGGCCCGCGTCGTCGTCGCCGTCGTCGCGGCGGCCGGGGTCGCTTCCAGGGCGATCGCGATCCGCGTCCCGAGGGCCAGCAGGGCGGCGGCGCCATCTGA
- a CDS encoding UDP-N-acetylglucosamine 1-carboxyvinyltransferase, with protein sequence MSDLIVNGGKPLSGTVTPSGNKNSMLPILCASLLTDEKVTLRNVPAITDVDKLVAFLTEQGSHIAWDKATGTMEIDHSSFNPARLRGELPAGMRSAVLLFAPLLQRMRKITIPANAKGCSLGIRELDPHLEILAKLGAKISRNGELTMRLPRAFRGARHWPDYMSVTATENFLMAAALAEGESVLINAASEPHVQDLCAVLLGMGAKIDGVGTSKLTVQGVSRLCGGEFRIATDYHEVVTFLALGAITGGEVKVRHSLPHHFDLITRQFEKLGVKVEHRGDTAIVRANQELVIEPPFTSNLLPKIEAAPWPYFPVDLLPCMIALSVRARGAIQFWNKVYEGGFTWMPELAKFGAHVVVSDPHRIIVFGDRPLRPTTVDAPYIIRAAVGLYMVAASIPGRSVVRTADTIKRAHPHFVENLRSLGAEVEWKD encoded by the coding sequence ATGTCCGATCTCATCGTCAACGGCGGCAAACCGCTCTCCGGAACGGTCACGCCGTCGGGCAACAAGAACTCGATGCTGCCGATCCTGTGCGCGTCCCTTCTCACCGACGAGAAGGTCACCTTGCGCAACGTCCCGGCCATCACCGACGTCGACAAGCTCGTCGCCTTCCTCACCGAGCAGGGCTCCCACATCGCGTGGGACAAGGCGACCGGCACGATGGAGATCGATCATTCCTCGTTCAACCCGGCCCGGCTCCGCGGCGAACTGCCCGCCGGCATGCGCTCCGCCGTCCTCCTGTTCGCCCCGCTCCTGCAGCGCATGCGGAAGATCACCATCCCCGCCAACGCCAAGGGCTGCTCGCTCGGGATTCGGGAACTGGATCCCCACCTCGAGATCCTGGCCAAACTCGGCGCGAAGATCTCCCGCAACGGCGAACTCACGATGCGCCTGCCGCGCGCCTTCCGCGGCGCCCGCCACTGGCCGGACTACATGTCGGTCACCGCCACCGAAAATTTCCTCATGGCCGCCGCCCTCGCCGAGGGTGAGTCCGTCCTCATCAACGCCGCCAGCGAGCCGCACGTCCAGGACCTCTGCGCCGTGCTCCTCGGCATGGGCGCGAAGATCGACGGCGTCGGCACCAGCAAGCTCACCGTCCAAGGCGTGTCGCGCCTCTGCGGCGGCGAATTCCGCATCGCCACCGACTACCACGAGGTCGTCACCTTCCTCGCCCTCGGCGCCATCACCGGCGGCGAAGTCAAGGTCCGCCACTCCCTCCCGCACCACTTCGATCTCATCACCCGGCAGTTCGAAAAACTGGGCGTCAAGGTCGAGCACCGCGGCGACACCGCCATCGTCCGCGCCAACCAGGAGCTCGTCATCGAGCCGCCGTTCACCAGCAACCTCCTGCCCAAGATCGAGGCCGCGCCGTGGCCCTACTTTCCCGTCGACCTGCTGCCGTGCATGATCGCGCTCTCCGTGCGCGCCCGCGGCGCCATCCAGTTCTGGAACAAAGTGTACGAGGGCGGTTTCACCTGGATGCCTGAACTCGCGAAATTTGGCGCCCATGTCGTCGTCAGTGACCCGCACCGCATCATCGTTTTCGGCGACCGGCCGCTGCGCCCGACCACGGTCGACGCCCCCTACATCATCCGCGCCGCCGTCGGCCTCTACATGGTCGCCGCCAGCATTCCCGGCCGCTCCGTCGTCCGCACGGCCGACACCATCAAGCGCGCCCATCCGCATTTCGTCGAAAACCTCCGCTCCCTCGGCGCCGAGGTCGAGTGGAAGGACTAG
- a CDS encoding YiiD C-terminal domain-containing protein: MKSVQVPALELFLHEMIPLAKAMGVGVELSDDRSLVLHAPKEQNKNSLNTAFGGSLVSLATLAGYGVMWELMKSEKGAEKASWSIVVKESKAAYRRPVLGDLRAICERPAQAAIAEFRDALDRYGKAKLKLKASIVENGAVAVDVTAAFVVSR, encoded by the coding sequence ATGAAATCGGTCCAGGTTCCAGCGCTGGAGCTCTTCCTGCACGAGATGATCCCCCTCGCCAAGGCGATGGGCGTGGGCGTGGAGCTGAGCGACGACCGTTCGCTGGTGCTCCATGCCCCCAAGGAGCAGAACAAGAATTCGCTGAACACCGCGTTTGGCGGCAGCCTCGTGTCCCTCGCCACCCTCGCCGGCTACGGCGTCATGTGGGAATTGATGAAGAGCGAAAAGGGCGCCGAGAAGGCGAGCTGGAGCATCGTCGTGAAGGAGAGCAAGGCGGCGTACCGCCGTCCCGTCCTCGGCGACCTGCGGGCCATCTGCGAGCGTCCCGCCCAGGCGGCCATCGCCGAATTTCGCGACGCCCTCGACCGTTACGGCAAGGCCAAGCTCAAGCTCAAGGCCTCGATCGTCGAGAACGGCGCCGTCGCCGTCGACGTCACCGCCGCGTTCGTCGTTTCTCGCTGA